The following proteins are co-located in the Campylobacter concisus genome:
- a CDS encoding SH3 domain-containing protein, whose translation MKKGIFLAFSVALFLGCSQTQPKPSVQNSLPDENVYKPNERISLLDFEMKQDASSLPQNMQSASFDQEEILKRRFKVFTLRGVKFNPNDVFWAFNIYKPSEKRKYFGSNFRQIPQSWFDAQKDNANFSALSSISAYALTSANTALRNFPTDEPIFLNPQTPGEGYPFDYLQESTLSIAHPLFVSHLSKDRAWAFVSDDAVWGWVKVEDIKFISDEEALAYQKSSFVTIKTDKMPVYDKGGNFLFYSRVGAILPVLAQDDKNYYGKIYVRNMLREFVLPKSFSALFPLKFNDSNLKTILSSLLTQPYGWGGVDKLRDCSLFTKDLLASFGVWLPRNSRAQANMGEKINLKGLSNAAKTKEIKEKGVPYLTLVHLPGHIMLYAGYKGDDIYVVHDAWGLKTENNGRALIGATAVTTLNIGQNRSDIQNSNLLISKVDSINVIKPENVISDKARKISALQRAYGVKVEDNLVKLGDGTIFVYDDFKQKDDECSIGADIEDMNALDYAAFSPLSTALSDAGRCRNYEFLGKIYGSSESEVKANLVNVIWLKDFLNLPLKFNSKNGAAAALQDVSNELNDMVKSDASLLEYLKNLGGTFKWRVIAGTNRLSPHSYGIAIDINVKKSHYWQWSKGYENLIPEKIVRVFEKHKFIWGGRWKHFDTMHFEYRPEMFE comes from the coding sequence TTGAAAAAGGGTATATTTTTAGCATTTAGTGTTGCTTTATTTTTGGGATGTTCACAGACCCAGCCAAAGCCAAGTGTGCAAAATTCTTTACCAGATGAAAATGTATATAAGCCAAATGAACGCATTAGTTTGCTTGATTTTGAAATGAAGCAAGATGCCTCGTCGCTACCGCAAAATATGCAAAGTGCAAGCTTTGACCAAGAAGAAATTTTAAAAAGAAGGTTTAAGGTTTTTACATTAAGGGGTGTAAAATTTAATCCAAACGATGTCTTTTGGGCATTTAATATATATAAGCCAAGCGAAAAGAGAAAGTATTTTGGTTCAAATTTTAGACAGATACCTCAAAGCTGGTTTGACGCACAAAAGGATAATGCAAATTTTTCAGCTCTTTCAAGCATTTCTGCTTATGCTCTAACTTCGGCAAACACAGCTTTAAGAAATTTTCCAACCGATGAGCCGATATTTTTAAATCCGCAAACTCCAGGCGAGGGATATCCGTTTGATTATTTGCAAGAATCAACCCTAAGCATCGCTCATCCGCTCTTTGTATCGCACCTCTCAAAAGATAGGGCATGGGCGTTTGTGAGTGATGATGCGGTTTGGGGCTGGGTGAAGGTTGAAGATATCAAATTTATAAGCGATGAAGAGGCACTTGCCTATCAAAAATCAAGCTTTGTCACGATAAAAACCGACAAAATGCCAGTTTATGACAAGGGTGGAAACTTTTTATTTTACTCACGTGTCGGCGCGATACTGCCAGTTTTGGCGCAAGACGACAAAAACTACTACGGCAAAATTTATGTAAGAAATATGCTTAGGGAGTTTGTCCTCCCAAAGTCTTTTAGCGCCCTTTTTCCACTTAAATTTAATGACTCAAATTTAAAGACAATTCTTAGTTCGCTTCTTACTCAGCCTTATGGCTGGGGCGGGGTGGATAAGCTAAGAGACTGCTCGCTTTTTACAAAAGACTTGCTAGCAAGCTTTGGCGTGTGGCTGCCTAGAAACTCAAGGGCTCAAGCAAATATGGGAGAGAAGATCAATCTAAAAGGACTTAGTAACGCCGCTAAGACAAAAGAGATAAAAGAAAAAGGTGTGCCATATCTTACGCTTGTGCATCTGCCAGGGCATATCATGCTTTATGCTGGATACAAGGGCGATGATATATATGTAGTGCATGATGCTTGGGGACTAAAAACCGAAAATAACGGCAGAGCGTTAATCGGTGCTACGGCAGTAACTACGCTAAATATCGGACAAAACAGAAGCGATATACAAAACTCAAATTTACTCATTTCAAAGGTGGACTCTATAAATGTGATAAAGCCGGAAAATGTCATAAGCGATAAAGCTAGAAAAATTTCAGCTTTGCAAAGGGCTTATGGTGTTAAGGTTGAGGATAATTTGGTCAAATTAGGTGATGGAACAATATTTGTCTATGATGACTTTAAACAAAAAGATGATGAGTGTAGTATCGGTGCTGATATAGAGGATATGAATGCGCTTGATTACGCTGCATTTTCGCCGCTTAGCACCGCACTAAGTGATGCTGGCAGATGTAGAAATTATGAATTTTTAGGCAAAATTTATGGCTCAAGCGAGAGTGAGGTAAAAGCAAATTTAGTAAATGTCATCTGGCTAAAGGACTTTTTAAATTTGCCTTTGAAATTTAACTCTAAAAATGGAGCTGCAGCCGCTTTACAAGATGTAAGTAATGAGCTAAACGATATGGTAAAAAGTGATGCGAGCTTGCTTGAGTATTTAAAAAATCTAGGTGGAACATTTAAGTGGCGAGTGATCGCTGGCACAAACCGCTTGAGTCCGCACAGCTACGGTATTGCGATCGATATAAATGTGAAAAAGAGCCATTACTGGCAGTGGAGCAAGGGCTATGAGAATTTGATCCCTGAAAAGATCGTGCGAGTTTTCGAGAAACATAAATTTATCTGGGGCGGACGCTGGAAGCACTTTGATACGATGCACTTTGAGTATCGCCCAGAGATGTTTGAGTAA
- the lolA gene encoding LolA-like outer membrane lipoprotein chaperone, producing the protein MRKFLVASLVAVCSFGAGLNFKSLQSDFTQTVFSEGKSINYKGRFYAKNDNTALWIYESPTPKRIYFNKERVIVIEDELEQAIISKLDDTPNLTQVLAHAEQIQPTLYKAIYDGVEYFITIKNTLPTTIDYKDKLSNKIKITLSNPVKDALIPQETLTPVIPQGYDIVNQ; encoded by the coding sequence ATGAGAAAATTTCTAGTTGCATCTCTCGTCGCAGTTTGCTCATTTGGTGCTGGCTTAAATTTTAAAAGCCTGCAAAGCGACTTTACGCAAACTGTCTTTAGCGAGGGCAAAAGTATAAATTATAAGGGTAGATTTTACGCAAAAAACGACAATACTGCACTTTGGATATACGAAAGTCCAACGCCAAAGAGAATTTATTTTAACAAAGAACGTGTGATCGTTATTGAGGACGAGCTTGAGCAAGCCATCATTTCAAAGCTTGATGATACGCCAAATTTGACGCAAGTTTTGGCTCATGCGGAGCAAATTCAACCAACACTTTACAAAGCGATATATGACGGAGTTGAATACTTTATAACTATTAAAAACACGCTTCCAACGACGATTGACTATAAAGATAAACTTTCAAATAAGATAAAAATAACTCTAAGCAACCCAGTAAAAGACGCGCTCATACCACAAGAGACGCTAACTCCTGTCATTCCTCAAGGTTACGACATTGTAAATCAATAA
- a CDS encoding chemotaxis protein, whose product MFDRLKDNIILEVIFKYIILLLLFICVIGLFMSGILFLNGEMSENSLNLHIFFGFSLVVLTIIHSYVKKKKLKKLSLEFKNILNNKPVQMDCNTTRFLNALNDVKVGELSKKFGSDIVEILRSNDIKVKSVNETMKQICKNNDEKMFYIFVLIVEAIFKDKEKN is encoded by the coding sequence ATGTTTGATAGGCTAAAAGACAACATTATACTTGAGGTGATTTTTAAGTACATCATCTTGTTGCTACTTTTTATCTGTGTGATCGGTCTTTTTATGAGCGGCATTCTTTTCTTGAATGGGGAGATGAGTGAAAATTCTCTGAATTTACACATTTTCTTTGGCTTTAGTTTGGTTGTTTTGACGATTATTCATAGTTATGTTAAAAAGAAAAAGTTAAAGAAGCTAAGCCTTGAGTTTAAAAATATCTTAAATAACAAGCCAGTGCAGATGGACTGCAATACAACTAGGTTTTTAAATGCTTTAAATGATGTAAAAGTGGGCGAGCTTTCAAAGAAATTTGGCTCTGATATTGTAGAAATTTTAAGGTCAAATGACATAAAAGTAAAAAGCGTGAATGAGACTATGAAACAAATTTGTAAAAATAACGATGAAAAGATGTTTTATATTTTTGTTTTGATTGTAGAAGCTATTTTTAAGGATAAGGAAAAAAATTGA
- a CDS encoding DUF523 domain-containing protein has translation MREKVLISACLAGINCKFNGENNLLDRAILDEISKRYHLLFVCPEVYGGLSTPREPAEMKNGAVVCKFSGKDVSKNFKNGAEICLKIAKLNGCKKAILKSKSPSCGSGQIYDGSFSKRLILGDGITAKLLKENKILVYSEEEIVGFDV, from the coding sequence TTGAGAGAAAAGGTTTTAATAAGCGCCTGCCTTGCTGGCATAAACTGCAAATTTAATGGCGAAAATAATCTCTTAGATAGAGCCATTTTAGATGAAATTTCAAAGAGATATCATTTGCTTTTTGTTTGTCCTGAAGTTTACGGTGGGCTTAGCACGCCAAGGGAACCGGCTGAGATGAAAAATGGTGCGGTTGTTTGTAAATTTTCAGGTAAAGATGTGAGTAAAAATTTCAAAAATGGAGCAGAAATTTGCCTAAAGATAGCCAAACTAAATGGCTGCAAAAAGGCTATTTTAAAATCAAAAAGCCCAAGTTGTGGAAGTGGACAAATTTATGACGGAAGTTTTAGTAAGAGGCTTATTTTAGGCGATGGCATCACAGCAAAACTACTAAAAGAAAATAAAATTTTAGTTTACAGCGAAGAAGAGATAGTAGGGTTTGATGTTTGA
- a CDS encoding ATP-dependent DNA helicase — MKEQILEILSRSNVFLTGGGGVGKSYLTASVIRHYKENFKNVIILGSTGISAVSLGGVSLHSFFKFGYCKDYEELRRFDYHQKDKLSKLRNMLDACDLLVIDEISMVSSDLMEMIRYRLLTSKFKGRVLIVGDFYQLPPVQREQNENRLFNFLYAFNSSAWEDMKFTNVELLVSKRTNDLKFYEILSRLRVGELDDEIMSYIESLRVTKIEPDDDTSVLFGRNAEAEMLNQKRLSELDTPLEISNSDVSILDENLDKKEFEKWANTLNISRDLEMKIGAKIIFTSNKWGEYYNGEQGKIMQILKENGIISSVIVKKDSGEICEIEKAAYIFSSLNLNEDEIEENVQASLYQFPFKLAYALTIHKSQGMSINSLICNINHIFAKGQLYVALSRAVSPKNLKLFYDKKSDFRQHLRKVVKIDDEVKKFYQENVFLHIKENL, encoded by the coding sequence ATGAAAGAGCAAATTTTAGAAATTTTATCTCGCTCAAACGTCTTTTTAACAGGCGGCGGCGGTGTTGGCAAGAGCTATTTAACCGCCTCCGTCATCAGACACTACAAAGAAAATTTTAAAAACGTCATAATCCTTGGCTCAACTGGTATAAGTGCCGTTAGCCTTGGAGGAGTTAGCTTGCATAGTTTTTTTAAATTTGGCTACTGTAAGGACTATGAGGAGCTAAGGCGCTTTGACTATCATCAAAAAGACAAACTAAGCAAGCTAAGAAATATGCTTGATGCATGTGATCTGCTTGTAATTGATGAAATTTCAATGGTGAGCTCAGATTTAATGGAGATGATAAGATACCGACTACTTACTTCCAAATTTAAAGGTAGGGTGCTTATAGTGGGTGATTTTTATCAGCTTCCACCAGTGCAAAGGGAACAAAACGAAAATAGGCTTTTTAATTTTTTATATGCTTTTAACTCCAGTGCGTGGGAGGATATGAAATTTACAAATGTTGAGTTACTAGTCTCGAAACGTACAAACGATCTTAAATTTTATGAGATTCTCTCTCGTCTTAGAGTAGGCGAGCTAGATGATGAAATAATGAGCTATATAGAGAGTTTAAGAGTGACCAAGATAGAGCCAGATGATGATACAAGTGTGCTTTTTGGCAGAAACGCCGAGGCTGAAATGCTAAATCAAAAAAGGCTTTCAGAACTTGACACGCCACTTGAAATTTCAAACTCAGATGTGAGCATTTTGGATGAAAATTTAGATAAAAAAGAGTTTGAAAAATGGGCAAATACACTAAATATCTCAAGAGATTTGGAGATGAAGATAGGCGCTAAGATCATCTTTACATCAAATAAATGGGGTGAGTACTATAACGGCGAGCAAGGCAAGATCATGCAAATCTTAAAAGAAAACGGCATCATCTCAAGCGTGATCGTGAAAAAAGATAGCGGCGAAATTTGCGAGATAGAAAAAGCCGCTTATATATTTAGTTCGTTAAATTTAAACGAAGATGAGATCGAAGAAAATGTACAGGCATCGCTCTATCAGTTTCCATTTAAGCTTGCTTATGCTCTAACTATCCACAAATCTCAAGGAATGAGCATAAACTCGCTCATTTGCAATATCAACCATATTTTTGCCAAAGGACAACTCTACGTCGCACTTTCTCGTGCAGTAAGTCCTAAAAATTTAAAACTTTTTTATGATAAAAAAAGTGATTTTAGGCAGCATTTAAGAAAAGTGGTTAAAATTGACGACGAAGTTAAGAAATTTTACCAAGAAAACGTATTTTTGCATATTAAGGAGAATTTATGA